The Rubricoccus marinus nucleotide sequence GTACACGTTGACCTCGGGGAGGTACAGCAAGTCGGGGTCCCAGCCGTCCAGCCCTTCCTCTTGCGCGAGGGCTCGCGCCGTGGCGGGCATGAGTTGCATGAGCCCCCGCGCGCCGACGTGGGACGTGGCGCGCGCCGAAAACTGGGACTCCTGCCGGATCAGCGCTGCGGCGACGAACGGGTCCACCCCGCGCGCCTCGGCTTCGGCCGAGATCATGCGCCGGAACGGGAACGGGTACAGGACGCGGAGCCGCCGCGCGTTCGTGCCTCCGCCCAGCGACAGTCCGATCTGGATCGCGTGCCGGCCGTAACCCCGCTCCACGAGCGCCTCGGCGAGCGCGTACCGCGCGGCGTCCCCCCGGCCTACGCGGGCGATGGCGCGATCCAGTTCCGCCTCGGCGGCGTCGTCGAACCCGGCCTCGCGGAGCACGTCCACGCCCCGCAAGGCCTGCTCCGCGCCAGAGGCCGCGGCGGGGTCCTCTGGCGGCGACGCGCTCATAGGGAGGGGCCAGAAGTCCACGCCAAGCGCTCGGCTCGCGAGGAGCGCGTAGTACGAGTCGCGCTCCTGGCGCAGGACGCCCTGAAAACGCGCGTCCGCAGCTGTGGAGTCTCCGGACGCTGCGAGCGCCTCCCCGGCCCAGTAGAGCGCGCGGAGGGCGTGCGTGCCCCCGGGCTGGCGCGCTCGGTAGCCGTCCCAGAGCCGAGCCGCTTCTGCGTAGTCCTCCTCCAGGAACGCCTGCCCCGCCCGGCGCATCGTCGCGAGGCCCGCCCAGCGCGACCCGGCGTGCTCCTGCTCGACGCGCTGGTAGAGCGGGAGCGCCGCGGCGAGGTCCCCGCCCTGGTGGAGCACGTCGGCGGCGAAGTAGAGGTTGGGGGCCGGGTCGCCAGAGGCGAGGCCGAGGTAGAGCGCCGCGGCCTCTGGCGTGCGCCCCATCCGGCCGAGCGTGCCGGCCCACAGCTCGCGCGCGTCGGTCCGGCTGAGGATGGGCGCGAGCACGGCCTCCACCTCGTCGTAACGCTGGGCGTCGAAGAGCGCGTCGGCCGCTTTGTAGCGGATCTCGGCTTGCTGGGCGGGGGTGCCCGCGCCAGAGGCCAGCCACGCGGCGTAGGCATCTGCGGCCTCGGCGTTGAGGCCGAGCGCGCGGTCGGTCTCCGCGAGCGCCAGCCAGTCGGCGGCCTCTGGCGTGCCCGTGCGGAGGCGCGCGGCAGCGTCGCGCGCGGCGGCGCTTCCAGGCGAGGCGCCGATGGCCTCTCGGAAACGCGCGCGTGCGGTCTCGGCCTCGCCCGCTTCGGCGGCGAGGTCGCCAGAGGCGAGCGCGAAGGCGGCCTGAGCCGGACCGGACGCCGCCTGCGTGCGGGCCCGATCCGCCAAAACCCGCGCCGCGCCGAGATCGCCCGACTTGCGCGCGGCCTCGATACGCGCCGCCCACGCTCGGCGACCGAGCGCGCCCCGCGTGTACGGCCCGGCGACCGCCTCGACGCGCTCGGCATCGCCGCTCTGCGCCAGCGCTTCCGCTTCCAGCACCGCCCGCCACTCGGCCGAGACGCCCGGCACCTCCGCAAGGGCGCGGTTCCCCGCCTCGGGGTCTTGCCGGGCCATCACGAGCGCCCGCCGCAACCGGGCCGCGTCGCGCTCGATGCCCATGCGAGCCGGGTCGGACGTGCTGAGAAACGCGTCGTACCCCTCGCGCGCCGCGTCCAAGTCACCGGCGTCATCGCGGGAGCGCGCGAGGAGGTAGATCCCCCGGCCTCCATCCAGCGAGTCAAGCCCTTCCACGCCGTTCAGGAGAACGCCGACGCGCTCCCACTCCCCCCCGGCGGCTTCCGCGCGAGCGGCCAGCACGCGCGTCTCGGGAGTCAGGGCCTCCAGGTCGCTCGCTGTGTACGAGCGGAGGAGTTGCGCCGCGCCCCAGGGGCGGTCCGCGTCGAGGTAAGCCGCGGCTTGCGTAAGCGCCTCGGCGTCCGGGACCTCCTCCGGCGTGTTGCCGTCGGCGCCGCAGCCGCTGGCGAGCACCAGAAGGAACGGGAGCAACACGAGGCGGCAGGTCACGGAGAGCGTCATGGGCTGCCAATGCCGCTGCCCCCCGTTGGTTGCACGCCGCGTGCGTCGCGGCCTCTGGCGAGCACGCCCGGGCGCGTAGCCTCTGGCGCGAGGGCGGCACGCCAGAGGCTCAGGGATTTCCCGGCGACACACCGGTGGCAGCACCGTTCGCGAGGTTAGGGGCACACACCTCCCAAACCGACGTGTCTACCCCCGCAGATCAGAACAACACCGACAGCAACGCGCAGAAGGACCCCGAGAACTGGGTCACCGGCGACGAGAAGATGACCGGCGCGCAGCAGTCGTACCTCCACACCCTCGCGCAAGAGGCCGACGCCGACCCCTCCGAAGTGGAAGGCCTGACCAAGGCCGAGGCCTCCGAGAAGATCGAGGAGCTTCAGGACAAGACCGGGCGCGGCCAGTAGCCGCTGGCGCCCACCCTTCCCCTCGTGAGCCGCTCCACACCCGGGGCGGCTCGCGCTCGTTTGGCCCCTGGCGGCGGAGGGCGCCGCAGGGCTCGGTGGCTTGGCTGGGAGCCCCGCGCCAGAGGCTCAAGCGAACACGACGGTCTTGTTGCCGTGCACGAGCACGCGCCCTTCCAAGTGCCACCGAAGCGCTCGCGCGAGCACGTCGCGCTCCAGCGTCTGCCCGAGCCGCTTGAGATCGGCGACGGACTGCCGGTGCGTGACGCGTGCGACGCCCTGCTCTAGGATCGGCCCCTCGTCCAGATCGTCCGTGACGTAGTGCGCCGTCGCGCCGATCACCTTGACGCCGCGCTCGAACGCCTGCCGGTATGGGTCCGCGCCGATAAAAGCGGGCAGGAACGAGTGATGAATGTTGAGGATGCGCTGGGGGTAGCGCCCTACGAACGCCGGCGAAAGGATCTGCATGTAGCGCGCGAGGACGACGAGATCGATCCCGGCGTCTTCGTACAGCGCGAGCGTTTGCGCCTCGGCCTCCGGCTTGGTTTCCCGCGTGACCGGGATGTGGTGGAAGGCCACGCCAAAGCGCTCCACCTCTTCGCGGAGCGCGTCGTGGTTGCTGACCACGAGCGGGATTTCGGCGTCCAACTCGCCGCGGCGCCACAGCCACAGGATCTCCAAGAGCGCATGGTCCACCTTGGAGACCATCAGCGCGAGCCTCTGGCGCCGCGAGGCGTAGAGGATGCGCCACTCCATCTCGAACGGCTCCGCCACGACGCGCGCGAAGGCCGCCTCTAGCGCGCCCGCGCCGAGGTCGAGGTGTGGCGTGGTGAACTCCGCCCGGAGGAAG carries:
- a CDS encoding transglycosylase SLT domain-containing protein; translated protein: MTLSVTCRLVLLPFLLVLASGCGADGNTPEEVPDAEALTQAAAYLDADRPWGAAQLLRSYTASDLEALTPETRVLAARAEAAGGEWERVGVLLNGVEGLDSLDGGRGIYLLARSRDDAGDLDAAREGYDAFLSTSDPARMGIERDAARLRRALVMARQDPEAGNRALAEVPGVSAEWRAVLEAEALAQSGDAERVEAVAGPYTRGALGRRAWAARIEAARKSGDLGAARVLADRARTQAASGPAQAAFALASGDLAAEAGEAETARARFREAIGASPGSAAARDAAARLRTGTPEAADWLALAETDRALGLNAEAADAYAAWLASGAGTPAQQAEIRYKAADALFDAQRYDEVEAVLAPILSRTDARELWAGTLGRMGRTPEAAALYLGLASGDPAPNLYFAADVLHQGGDLAAALPLYQRVEQEHAGSRWAGLATMRRAGQAFLEEDYAEAARLWDGYRARQPGGTHALRALYWAGEALAASGDSTAADARFQGVLRQERDSYYALLASRALGVDFWPLPMSASPPEDPAAASGAEQALRGVDVLREAGFDDAAEAELDRAIARVGRGDAARYALAEALVERGYGRHAIQIGLSLGGGTNARRLRVLYPFPFRRMISAEAEARGVDPFVAAALIRQESQFSARATSHVGARGLMQLMPATARALAQEEGLDGWDPDLLYLPEVNVYLGTRYVGQQVAAYGGALPAVFGAYNAGPHQIDAWRAFPEYGRDALFTERIPFRETRDYVKILTRNRAIYEGLYGAR
- a CDS encoding DUF3072 domain-containing protein; translated protein: MSTPADQNNTDSNAQKDPENWVTGDEKMTGAQQSYLHTLAQEADADPSEVEGLTKAEASEKIEELQDKTGRGQ
- the purU gene encoding formyltetrahydrofolate deformylase, with translation MSVPLARLLITCPDAPGIVAAVSGFLRNHGANITALDQHSTDPEGGRFFLRAEFTTPHLDLGAGALEAAFARVVAEPFEMEWRILYASRRQRLALMVSKVDHALLEILWLWRRGELDAEIPLVVSNHDALREEVERFGVAFHHIPVTRETKPEAEAQTLALYEDAGIDLVVLARYMQILSPAFVGRYPQRILNIHHSFLPAFIGADPYRQAFERGVKVIGATAHYVTDDLDEGPILEQGVARVTHRQSVADLKRLGQTLERDVLARALRWHLEGRVLVHGNKTVVFA